From the genome of Nicotiana sylvestris chromosome 2, ASM39365v2, whole genome shotgun sequence, one region includes:
- the LOC138885749 gene encoding uncharacterized protein, translated as MAFKSELDSVVVLPRIEEAFEGALGDIPELLVGKSSPRVEMHSLGGPGELGSESLLKQETTSIDSVVIIGVSDSPSRSAFPPREMQDAQNKESSNTGAPLGDNNVLERLFVVSEEKPELDVLLIFNEIDKLCEQAKVLYNQTFARFQTELTRYEGEHKKLTLEADERRELSTKREEELYSLRDCLEVAYQDKTHITEQLEKKDALMKEELRTRDSEILELKRHVSEIVSKRDTVQREVASVGHQLDDARAESNKYKDLHTRLVAVLSKVRAEAKEFVSSYKDDDATANAQARKVSEKAELRLTRAVKHACLESRRQALEDVYAGGINLYADIERVKILEEEALALFSSEDKSSKDSGSDEDGGEIPVGEEATENQGFMASTVVRTIFKGAVEVIAPVID; from the exons ATGGCTTTTAAATCAGAACTTGATTCCGTTGTTGTCCTACCTCGGATTGAAGAGGCCTTCGAGGGTGCATTGGGTGATATCCCCGAGTTACTTGTTGGCAAAAGCTCTCCTCGAGTTGAGATGCATTCTTTAGGTGGTCCGGGGGAGCTTGGTTCCGAATCTCTCCTGAAACAAGAGACGACCTCGATTGATTCAGTCGTGATCATTGGAGTGAGCGATTCCCCTTCGAGATCGGCTTTTCCCCCAAGGGAGATGCAGGACGCCCAAAATAAAGAGTCTTCCAATACGGGGGCACCTCTCGGAGATAATAATGTGCTTGAAAGGCTTTTTGTTGTGTCCGAGGAAAAGCCTGAGCTTGACGTCTTGCTTATTTTCAATGAGATCGACAAGCTCTGTGAGCAG GCCAAGGTGCTTTACAATCAGACCTTCGCCAGGTTTCAAACGGAGCTGACTCGCTACGAGGGTGAGCACAAAAAGCTCACTTTGGAAGCTGATGAGCGCAGAGAACTTTCTACTAAGAGGGAGGAGGAGCTCTATAGCCTTCGGGATTGTTTGGAGGTGGCGTACCAAGACAAGACTCATATCACTGAGCAG CTTGAGAAGAAAGATGCCCTAATGAAGGAGGAACTCCGAACCAGGGACTCTGAAATTCTTGAACTCAAACGACACGTGAGTGAGATAGTCTCTAAGAGAGATACCGTTCAGAGGGAGGTGGCCTCAGTCGGGCATCAACTTGATGATGCAAGGGCGGAGAGTAACAAGTACAAGGATCTTCATACTAGGTTGGTTGCTGTGTTATCCAAGGTTAGAGCTGAAGCCAAGGAGTTCGTATCCTCGTACAAAGATGATGATGCTACTGCAAATGCTCAGGCCAGGAAAGTGTCCGAAAAGGCCGAGCTGCGATTGACCCGAGCTGTAAAACATGCCTGTTTAGAATCTCGGAGACAGGCTCTCGAGGATGTATATGCGGGGGGCATCAATTTGTATGCCGATATAGAGAGGGTGAAGATCCTAGAAGAGGAGGCCTTAGCTCTGTTTTCCTCTGAAGACAAGTCGAGCAAGGACTCAGGAAGCGATGAAGATGGAGGCGAGATCCCCGTAGGGGAAGAGGCCACTGAAAACCAGGGATTTATGGCCAGCACTGTTGTGAGAACAATTTTCAAGGGAGCCGTCGAAGTCATAGCCCCAGTGATAGATTAG